From Coriobacteriaceae bacterium, a single genomic window includes:
- a CDS encoding IS30 family transposase — MSGKRKKGPEKAAPRAYGRLTRHERDTVQRMLERRASCREIARELGRSPSTVSAEVASHRFVTAPKARRGERVDGSADLSAACPRLAAWPRCCNGCGRYRAVGCKRRPHVFYEARAAQLCADSVLVSSRRGIDADEPAAAARLEAIRGCLRRGLSPEQMAACNGGPVDLSPSTIYRWVAAGYDGMTNMELRRKVGYRPRRRAAGRAATRHSARRSHAAFLALGEDACAAAWEMDTVEGAREDSACLLTLLHRPSRLQLALLLGEKTSGCVAAALEGVRAVLGAGGTRRVFRAVLTDNGAEFSDEGAIAALLGEGPGETRLFYCDPRRSDQKGACERNHVEIRKLLPKGACLRFDRLAPADLALAMSHVNSEPRGALGFSTPARAFRAMLGGDAAALLDACGVEEVPIGELDLTPGLIERARAERGDAPLA; from the coding sequence ATGTCCGGAAAGAGGAAGAAGGGTCCCGAGAAGGCGGCCCCGAGGGCCTACGGCAGGCTCACCAGGCACGAGCGGGACACGGTCCAGAGGATGCTGGAGCGCAGGGCCTCGTGCAGGGAGATCGCGAGGGAGCTGGGCAGGTCGCCCTCGACGGTGAGCGCCGAGGTGGCGTCGCACAGGTTCGTGACGGCGCCGAAGGCCAGGCGCGGCGAGCGCGTGGACGGCTCGGCCGACCTGTCGGCGGCCTGCCCGCGCCTGGCCGCGTGGCCGCGCTGCTGCAACGGCTGCGGCCGCTACCGCGCGGTGGGCTGCAAGCGCCGCCCGCACGTCTTCTACGAGGCCCGCGCCGCGCAGCTGTGCGCCGACTCGGTGCTCGTCTCGTCCAGGCGCGGGATCGATGCCGACGAGCCGGCCGCGGCGGCCAGGCTGGAGGCCATAAGGGGCTGCCTGCGCCGGGGGCTGTCCCCCGAGCAGATGGCGGCGTGCAACGGCGGGCCGGTGGACCTGTCGCCGTCGACCATCTACCGCTGGGTCGCGGCGGGCTACGACGGCATGACCAACATGGAGCTCAGGCGCAAGGTCGGCTACAGGCCGAGGAGGCGCGCCGCCGGCCGGGCGGCCACGCGCCACTCCGCCCGCAGGTCGCACGCCGCGTTCCTCGCCCTCGGGGAGGACGCGTGCGCCGCGGCCTGGGAGATGGACACCGTCGAGGGCGCCAGGGAGGACTCGGCCTGCCTGCTCACGCTGCTCCACCGCCCCAGCAGGCTCCAGCTGGCGCTCCTGCTCGGGGAGAAGACCTCCGGGTGCGTCGCGGCCGCCCTGGAGGGCGTCCGGGCGGTCCTCGGCGCAGGCGGGACGCGCCGCGTGTTCCGCGCCGTGCTCACCGACAACGGCGCGGAGTTCTCCGACGAGGGCGCGATCGCGGCGCTCCTCGGCGAGGGGCCGGGCGAGACGAGGCTGTTCTACTGCGACCCCAGGCGCAGCGACCAGAAGGGCGCCTGCGAGCGAAACCACGTCGAGATAAGGAAGCTGCTTCCCAAGGGCGCGTGCCTCAGGTTCGACCGGCTCGCCCCGGCGGACCTGGCGCTGGCCATGTCGCACGTGAACTCCGAGCCCCGCGGCGCGCTCGGCTTCTCGACGCCCGCCCGCGCCTTCAGGGCGATGCTCGGCGGCGACGCGGCGGCGCTGCTGGACGCCTGCGGCGTGGAGGAGGTGCCCATCGGCGAACTCGACCTGACGCCGGGCCTCATCGAGAGGGCGCGCGCCGAGAGGGGCGATGCCCCGCTGGCCTAG
- the rsmA gene encoding 16S rRNA (adenine(1518)-N(6)/adenine(1519)-N(6))-dimethyltransferase RsmA, protein MTTSPLANPTATRELLEEFGLATKHRLGQNFLIDNHVIERICELAELAGDERVLEVGPGCGTLTLALLQEAACVTSIEADPELEPVLDAHAADYANFRFIMGDALKVTPEQIEQAAGGEPTVFVANLPYNVAATIILQFFQTMPALKRAVVMVQKEVADRIAATPGNKTYGGYTAKLGLYAQVTGRFEVPPRCFMPAPHVDSAVVRIDRVDGVVPEGFDREFVARVIDAAFAQRRKTIRNSMSANGFAKDVLDAAFEACGIAPTTRAETLDVADFVRLAQELSHDA, encoded by the coding sequence ATGACAACTTCGCCTTTGGCAAACCCCACGGCAACCAGGGAGCTGCTGGAGGAGTTTGGCCTTGCGACCAAGCATCGCCTGGGCCAAAACTTCCTGATCGACAACCATGTGATTGAGCGCATTTGCGAGCTCGCTGAGCTTGCGGGCGATGAGCGCGTGCTCGAGGTCGGCCCGGGTTGCGGCACGCTGACGTTGGCCCTGCTGCAAGAGGCGGCGTGCGTCACGTCGATCGAGGCCGACCCCGAGCTCGAGCCGGTGCTCGATGCCCACGCTGCCGACTATGCCAACTTCCGCTTTATCATGGGCGATGCGCTTAAGGTGACGCCGGAGCAGATTGAGCAGGCGGCCGGTGGCGAGCCCACGGTGTTTGTCGCAAATCTGCCCTATAACGTTGCGGCGACGATCATCCTGCAGTTCTTCCAGACGATGCCTGCGCTCAAGCGTGCCGTCGTTATGGTGCAAAAAGAAGTCGCCGACCGTATTGCCGCGACGCCTGGCAACAAGACCTATGGCGGCTACACGGCAAAGCTCGGGCTGTATGCGCAGGTGACGGGGCGCTTTGAGGTGCCGCCGCGCTGCTTTATGCCGGCGCCGCACGTGGACTCGGCTGTCGTGCGTATCGATCGCGTTGACGGCGTGGTGCCCGAGGGGTTCGATCGCGAGTTCGTAGCCCGCGTGATCGACGCCGCATTTGCCCAGCGTCGCAAAACCATCCGCAACTCCATGAGCGCCAATGGCTTTGCCAAGGACGTGCTCGATGCTGCCTTTGAGGCTTGCGGCATCGCGCCCACCACGCGCGCCGAGACGCTTGACGTTGCCGATTTTGTCCGCTTGGCTCAGGAGCTTTCCCATGACGCTTAG
- the metG gene encoding methionine--tRNA ligase, translating into MDQSKPSFFITTPIYYVNADPHLGTAYSTIIADVQARYRRSAGYNVKFLTGMDEHGEKVAEAAAKHGMTPQEWTDSQAPHFKELWSKLEISNDDFIRTTEPRQHHAVQYLWERMKESGYLYKGSYDGWYCVPDETYFTDTQVQKGDEEYGSVGQHLCPDCHRPLERVQEESYFFKLSAFQDKLLKLYDEHPDFVEPAFRMNEVRSFVEGGLNDLSVSRTSFDWGIQVPFDEGHVTYVWFDALLNYMTAVGYGVDTDEARAELAYRWPAQFHIVGKDIIRFHCVIWPAMLMAIGEALPEHVFAHGFLTVRNAETGKAEKMSKSRGNAIAPQDVIDMLGVEGYRYYFMTDVVPGTDGAISFDRMEQVYNADLANSWGNLISRSLNMSGKYFDGCAPAKPASFDAFDNPLAKIADGLVDRYMAKMDVLDYGGAKDEVMELIHAANHYIEDSEPWALAKDEAKADELAFVIYNLLEAIRIAAHLLMPLMPQTSAEALRRLSCEDEAASDDLKGICAWGLLAGGQPVEKGEPLFPRLG; encoded by the coding sequence ATGGATCAAAGCAAGCCTTCGTTCTTTATCACGACGCCCATCTACTACGTCAACGCCGATCCGCACCTGGGCACGGCTTATTCCACCATCATCGCCGACGTTCAGGCTCGCTATCGCCGTTCCGCCGGCTATAACGTCAAGTTCCTGACCGGCATGGACGAGCATGGCGAGAAGGTCGCCGAGGCCGCAGCCAAGCATGGCATGACGCCGCAGGAGTGGACCGATAGCCAGGCCCCGCACTTCAAGGAGCTTTGGAGCAAGCTCGAGATCTCCAACGACGACTTCATCCGCACCACCGAGCCGCGCCAGCATCATGCCGTGCAGTACCTGTGGGAGCGCATGAAGGAGTCCGGCTATCTGTATAAGGGCAGCTACGACGGTTGGTATTGCGTGCCTGACGAGACCTACTTCACTGATACGCAGGTCCAGAAGGGCGACGAGGAGTACGGCAGCGTCGGCCAGCACCTGTGCCCCGACTGCCACCGTCCGCTTGAGCGCGTGCAGGAGGAGTCCTACTTCTTTAAGCTTTCCGCCTTCCAGGACAAGCTTCTCAAGCTCTATGACGAGCACCCCGACTTTGTCGAGCCTGCGTTCCGTATGAACGAGGTACGCAGCTTTGTCGAGGGCGGCCTTAACGACCTTTCCGTGAGCCGTACGAGCTTTGACTGGGGCATTCAGGTCCCGTTTGACGAGGGTCACGTGACCTACGTGTGGTTCGATGCGTTGCTCAACTATATGACGGCCGTCGGCTACGGTGTCGACACCGACGAGGCCCGTGCCGAGCTGGCCTATCGCTGGCCCGCGCAGTTCCACATCGTGGGTAAGGACATCATCCGCTTCCACTGCGTCATTTGGCCCGCGATGCTCATGGCCATCGGCGAGGCCCTGCCCGAGCACGTCTTTGCCCACGGCTTCCTGACCGTGCGCAATGCCGAGACCGGTAAGGCCGAGAAGATGTCCAAGAGCCGCGGCAACGCCATCGCTCCGCAGGATGTTATCGACATGCTGGGCGTCGAGGGCTACCGCTATTACTTTATGACCGACGTGGTCCCCGGCACCGACGGCGCCATCAGCTTCGATCGTATGGAGCAGGTCTACAACGCCGACCTGGCCAACAGCTGGGGCAACCTTATCTCGCGTTCGCTCAACATGAGCGGCAAGTACTTTGACGGTTGCGCGCCCGCCAAGCCCGCATCGTTCGATGCGTTCGACAACCCGCTGGCAAAGATTGCCGATGGCCTGGTCGATCGCTACATGGCCAAGATGGACGTGCTCGATTACGGTGGAGCTAAGGACGAGGTCATGGAGCTCATCCACGCTGCCAACCACTACATCGAGGACTCCGAGCCTTGGGCGCTTGCCAAGGACGAGGCCAAGGCTGACGAGCTGGCATTTGTGATCTACAACCTGCTCGAGGCCATCCGCATTGCCGCTCACCTGCTGATGCCGCTCATGCCCCAGACTTCTGCCGAGGCCCTGCGTCGCCTGTCCTGCGAGGACGAGGCCGCGAGCGACGACCTCAAGGGCATTTGCGCTTGGGGCCTGCTTGCCGGTGGTCAGCCCGTCGAGAAGGGCGAGCCGCTGTTCCCGCGTCTGGGCTAA
- a CDS encoding ribbon-helix-helix domain-containing protein yields the protein MGKTYTAANGQVVTDEMIDAWCESYERGEFPDGEHTVGGIVHGRPPLSGEGTATLSVKIPLGMKEAIRRRAAAEGMTPSEFARAALSEKLLAAG from the coding sequence ATGGGCAAGACGTATACGGCCGCTAATGGTCAGGTTGTAACGGATGAAATGATTGACGCGTGGTGCGAGTCGTACGAGCGCGGAGAGTTTCCGGATGGCGAACATACCGTTGGTGGGATCGTGCATGGACGGCCCCCGCTCTCAGGTGAGGGGACGGCAACGTTGTCGGTCAAGATTCCTCTGGGAATGAAGGAGGCCATTCGTCGACGGGCGGCTGCCGAGGGGATGACGCCAAGTGAGTTTGCCCGTGCGGCTCTGAGCGAAAAACTTCTTGCTGCCGGCTGA
- a CDS encoding SPFH domain-containing protein, which translates to MLFSGIIAALTSLLIPIIILLLLLPNACYVVEQQHAVIIERLGKFNRIVNAGFHLKVPVIDRKAATVSLRTMKNGFGIDVKTQDNVTIGLEVSAQYHVSYDMGAGPADSGIYKSYYMLQEPVDQMRDFITDALRSSIPVYTLDEVFAKKDDIAKDVNATVSEQMAAYGFTLVSTLITKIALPTEVENSMNDINAAQRKRAAAQELAEADRIKRVTEATAEAEAMEKAGEGIANQRKAIALGIKDSLEIIQETGVGNDEANQLFMFTQWAEMMTEFARTGKNSTVVLPSDFSQSASMFEQMLAAGKVQNESKE; encoded by the coding sequence ATGCTGTTTTCCGGTATCATCGCCGCCCTTACCAGTCTTTTGATCCCCATCATCATCCTGTTGCTGCTGCTTCCCAACGCCTGCTATGTCGTCGAGCAGCAACATGCCGTGATTATCGAGCGCTTGGGCAAGTTCAACCGCATCGTCAACGCGGGTTTCCACCTGAAGGTGCCCGTAATCGACCGCAAGGCCGCCACGGTGAGCCTGCGCACTATGAAAAACGGTTTTGGCATCGACGTTAAGACCCAGGACAACGTGACCATCGGCCTCGAGGTTTCCGCGCAGTATCACGTGAGCTACGACATGGGTGCGGGTCCGGCGGATTCGGGCATTTACAAGAGTTATTACATGCTGCAGGAGCCCGTGGACCAGATGCGCGACTTCATCACCGATGCCCTGCGCTCCTCGATCCCCGTGTACACGCTCGACGAGGTCTTTGCCAAGAAGGATGATATTGCCAAGGACGTCAACGCAACCGTTTCCGAGCAGATGGCCGCCTACGGCTTCACCCTCGTGTCGACGCTCATCACCAAGATCGCGCTGCCGACCGAGGTCGAGAACTCCATGAACGACATCAACGCAGCCCAGCGCAAGCGCGCCGCGGCGCAGGAACTTGCCGAAGCCGACCGCATCAAGCGCGTCACCGAGGCGACTGCCGAGGCCGAGGCCATGGAAAAAGCCGGCGAGGGCATTGCAAACCAGCGCAAGGCCATTGCGCTGGGCATCAAGGATTCGCTCGAGATTATCCAGGAGACGGGCGTTGGCAACGACGAGGCCAACCAGCTGTTCATGTTTACGCAGTGGGCCGAGATGATGACGGAGTTCGCCCGTACGGGTAAAAACTCGACGGTCGTGCTGCCGAGCGACTTTTCTCAGTCGGCCTCGATGTTCGAGCAGATGCTGGCAGCGGGCAAGGTCCAGAACGAGTCGAAGGAGTAG
- a CDS encoding TatD family hydrolase: MTLSAERVTFTKKKKTVACPVPLAPLADTHAHLLSFWGKEVPETLVRAKAAGIDLLVTVFDPIADKRSVTDYSNWLTHEILPMQDISQIKYLAGVHPYGAPDYTEDIHAQIVAALDDPLCVGIGEIGLDYHMDYDDDVAPAPHDVQIDCMARQLELAVRRNVPVELHLRHEDTDHERTSHVDAYNVLREVGVPQAGCVLHCFGEDRATMERFVDLDCYIAYGGAATFKRNDDVREAFAATPLDRILFETDCPYMAPEPIRGLECEPAMISITANALVNDRVDRTGENAEAIAQAAWENACKLFQK, encoded by the coding sequence ATGACGCTTAGTGCCGAGCGCGTGACGTTTACCAAGAAAAAGAAAACGGTTGCTTGTCCGGTACCGCTGGCGCCGCTTGCCGATACGCATGCGCACCTGCTTTCATTTTGGGGCAAGGAAGTGCCCGAGACGCTCGTGCGTGCCAAGGCCGCAGGCATTGACCTGTTGGTGACGGTCTTCGATCCCATCGCCGACAAACGCAGCGTGACGGACTATAGCAACTGGCTGACGCATGAGATTTTGCCGATGCAAGATATCTCGCAGATCAAGTATCTTGCCGGCGTGCATCCGTATGGTGCTCCCGACTATACCGAGGACATCCATGCCCAGATTGTGGCCGCGCTCGATGACCCCTTATGCGTCGGTATCGGCGAGATCGGCCTGGACTACCACATGGACTATGACGATGATGTTGCGCCGGCGCCTCACGACGTGCAGATCGACTGCATGGCGCGCCAGCTCGAGCTTGCCGTGCGTCGCAATGTGCCGGTAGAGCTGCATCTGCGTCACGAGGACACGGACCATGAACGCACCTCGCATGTGGACGCGTACAACGTTTTGCGCGAGGTAGGCGTGCCTCAGGCGGGCTGTGTGCTGCATTGCTTTGGCGAGGACCGCGCCACGATGGAGCGCTTTGTGGATTTGGATTGCTACATCGCTTATGGTGGCGCGGCGACCTTTAAGCGCAACGACGACGTGCGCGAGGCATTCGCGGCAACCCCGCTCGATCGAATTTTGTTCGAGACGGATTGCCCGTACATGGCCCCAGAGCCAATTCGAGGTCTTGAGTGTGAGCCTGCGATGATTTCCATTACGGCAAACGCGCTGGTCAACGACCGTGTCGACCGCACCGGCGAGAATGCCGAAGCAATCGCGCAAGCCGCTTGGGAAAATGCCTGCAAACTTTTTCAAAAATAG
- the rlmH gene encoding 23S rRNA (pseudouridine(1915)-N(3))-methyltransferase RlmH — protein MKYTVVCVGKLKERFWKDACAEYTKRLGAYAKVDMREVADIDPAKAGGVDAARDKEGAAILAALPPRAHVILLAIEGKERSSEELSARLDDLMLRGNSDIAFVIGGSDGVSDDVRARADEMLSFGRITLPHNLARVVLLEQIYRACKISRGEPYHK, from the coding sequence GTGAAATACACCGTAGTTTGCGTCGGCAAGCTCAAAGAGCGCTTTTGGAAGGATGCTTGCGCCGAGTACACCAAGCGCCTGGGCGCCTATGCCAAGGTGGATATGCGCGAGGTGGCCGATATCGATCCGGCTAAGGCGGGTGGCGTGGATGCCGCGCGCGACAAGGAAGGGGCGGCGATTCTTGCAGCCTTGCCGCCGAGGGCACATGTGATTCTGCTTGCCATCGAGGGCAAGGAGCGCTCGAGCGAGGAGCTCTCGGCACGCCTCGACGATCTTATGCTGCGAGGAAATAGTGATATCGCCTTTGTGATCGGCGGCTCGGACGGCGTGAGCGATGACGTGCGCGCCCGTGCCGACGAGATGCTCAGCTTTGGACGCATTACCTTGCCGCACAACCTGGCGCGCGTGGTGCTGCTGGAGCAGATTTACCGCGCCTGCAAGATCAGCCGTGGCGAGCCGTATCACAAATAG
- a CDS encoding cellulase family glycosylhydrolase produces the protein MERILGVNLSGWFIPEPWVTPSLYAATGASNAAELQEAMGTAAYNERMRRHYETFVSEDDFRRMAQIGLNAVRLPVPWYAFGSQESDASYISVVDYIDRAIEWAAKYDIRVLLDLATVPGGQGDSNDSPTTPEAVAEWHSSTNGRHVALDVLERLADRYGEAESLLGIELLDTPQMSVRKSLFTMTDGIPAHYLRNFYRDAYELVRSYMPEDKIVVFSSSGHPSEWKHFMRGAKYKNVYMDLHLYHYRDEYALDITSPRGLTTAISRNKRELKEAISTGFPVLVGEWSGAAIFANSSVTPEGRNAYERVFIANQLASFAPAAGWFFQTWKTEKRIAAWDARTALGTLERGMIE, from the coding sequence ATGGAGAGGATACTCGGCGTTAATCTCTCTGGCTGGTTTATTCCCGAGCCTTGGGTGACCCCGTCGCTGTACGCGGCGACCGGCGCATCCAACGCAGCCGAGCTGCAGGAGGCCATGGGTACCGCCGCTTACAACGAGCGCATGCGTCGTCATTACGAGACGTTTGTGAGCGAGGACGATTTTCGCCGCATGGCGCAGATCGGTCTCAATGCCGTGCGTCTGCCGGTGCCCTGGTATGCCTTTGGCTCACAGGAGTCCGATGCCTCCTACATATCGGTTGTCGATTACATCGACCGCGCGATTGAGTGGGCTGCCAAGTACGATATCCGCGTGCTGCTCGATCTGGCAACCGTGCCCGGTGGCCAGGGCGATTCCAACGATTCGCCCACCACGCCGGAGGCTGTCGCCGAGTGGCATTCGTCCACCAACGGCCGTCATGTCGCACTCGACGTGCTCGAGCGCTTGGCCGATCGCTATGGCGAGGCCGAGAGCCTGCTGGGCATTGAGCTGCTGGACACGCCGCAGATGAGCGTTCGCAAGAGCCTCTTCACCATGACGGATGGCATTCCTGCTCACTACCTGCGCAATTTCTATCGCGATGCCTACGAGCTCGTCCGTTCGTATATGCCCGAGGATAAGATCGTCGTCTTCTCGTCGTCGGGGCATCCCAGCGAGTGGAAGCATTTTATGCGCGGCGCCAAGTACAAGAACGTCTACATGGACCTTCACCTGTACCATTACCGCGACGAGTATGCGCTCGACATCACGAGCCCCCGCGGGCTGACGACGGCGATTTCGCGTAACAAGCGCGAGCTTAAAGAGGCGATTTCGACTGGGTTCCCCGTGCTGGTGGGCGAATGGTCGGGCGCGGCGATCTTTGCCAACTCGTCGGTTACGCCCGAGGGCCGCAATGCCTACGAGCGCGTGTTTATCGCCAACCAGCTGGCTTCGTTTGCGCCGGCTGCCGGTTGGTTCTTCCAAACGTGGAAGACCGAGAAGCGCATTGCAGCATGGGACGCCCGCACGGCGCTCGGTACGCTCGAGCGCGGCATGATTGAATAG
- the rsmI gene encoding 16S rRNA (cytidine(1402)-2'-O)-methyltransferase, translating into MTQNSAHTGKLYVVGTPIGNLGDLSPRVGEAFAAADAICCEDTRVTSKLLMHLGISKPLVRCDENVIASRAAGLVDRLLAGETLAFASDAGMPSVSDPGQALVEAAREADVPVEVIPGPSACVTALVSSGIPCEHFFFEGFLGRKHGDRVRRLQRLAVVPGALIFYESPHRIVATLEAVAEVFPQREVAVCRELTKLHEEVLRGLAAQLAEELRARGEVKGEIALVIAPPSEDEEAGIVPVGATAADPDEALREDIRAALEEGEPASAVAKRLSQKYSRRKRDVYAMVLDMQ; encoded by the coding sequence ATGACGCAAAACAGCGCCCATACGGGCAAACTCTATGTGGTCGGCACGCCCATCGGCAACCTAGGCGACCTGTCCCCGCGCGTTGGCGAGGCCTTTGCCGCCGCCGATGCCATTTGCTGCGAAGACACGCGTGTGACGTCAAAGCTGCTGATGCACCTGGGCATTTCCAAGCCGCTTGTCCGTTGCGACGAGAATGTGATCGCTAGCCGCGCTGCCGGCCTGGTCGACCGTCTGCTGGCGGGGGAGACCCTCGCCTTTGCCTCGGACGCCGGCATGCCGAGCGTGTCCGATCCCGGCCAGGCGCTGGTCGAGGCGGCGCGTGAGGCCGATGTACCCGTCGAAGTTATTCCCGGGCCCTCTGCTTGCGTCACGGCGCTTGTTTCGTCCGGCATTCCCTGCGAGCATTTTTTCTTCGAGGGCTTTTTGGGCCGAAAGCACGGCGACCGTGTGCGCCGTTTGCAGCGCCTTGCCGTGGTGCCCGGCGCACTCATCTTCTACGAGTCTCCACATCGCATCGTGGCGACGCTCGAGGCCGTGGCGGAGGTCTTTCCCCAGCGTGAGGTTGCCGTCTGCCGCGAACTCACCAAGCTGCACGAGGAGGTCTTGCGCGGGCTCGCTGCCCAGCTTGCCGAGGAACTGCGCGCTCGCGGCGAGGTAAAGGGCGAGATCGCGCTGGTCATCGCGCCGCCGAGCGAGGATGAGGAGGCCGGTATCGTGCCGGTCGGCGCCACGGCAGCGGATCCCGACGAGGCCCTGCGCGAGGATATCCGCGCCGCGCTCGAGGAGGGGGAGCCCGCGTCTGCGGTGGCCAAGCGCCTGTCTCAGAAGTATTCGCGCCGCAAGCGCGATGTCTATGCCATGGTGCTCGATATGCAATAG
- a CDS encoding DUF192 domain-containing protein — protein MTAVSSYIAYARALNRLGWTPAEFAVAESFVVRLRGMLGRRPVAANGLPLVMAFPRCSSVHTCFMAYPIDIAFIDARGYVLVCYENVRPWRMCSCPGAWAVLERPSIIVSTPALQRVPA, from the coding sequence GTGACCGCGGTCTCGTCCTACATCGCCTACGCGCGGGCACTCAATAGGCTGGGTTGGACGCCGGCCGAGTTTGCGGTGGCGGAGTCGTTTGTCGTGCGCCTGCGCGGCATGCTGGGACGGCGTCCGGTTGCCGCCAACGGCCTGCCGCTCGTCATGGCGTTTCCACGCTGCTCTTCGGTCCACACGTGTTTTATGGCCTATCCCATCGACATCGCCTTTATCGATGCACGTGGCTATGTCCTCGTATGCTACGAAAACGTACGTCCCTGGCGTATGTGCTCCTGCCCCGGCGCCTGGGCCGTACTAGAGCGTCCTTCAATCATTGTTTCGACCCCTGCTCTCCAACGCGTGCCGGCTTAA
- the proC gene encoding pyrroline-5-carboxylate reductase — protein sequence MKIGFVGFGNMASAMADGWIATGVSASDMCACAGRYDALIERCEARGMTACHDAAEVVAASDIVVAAVKPYMIEKVFAPLKGALADKVVLSVAWTWDSAKWEQVLPGVAHISTVPNTPVSVGEGVIACEKASTLSDEQRDTVLGLLGKLGTVVELDSSLLFVGGTVGGCAPAFVAMAIEALGDAAVKHGIPRADAYRIVSQMVLGTAKLQLATGQHPAAMKDAVCSPGGATIKGVVALEDAGMRSALVKAIDATLQ from the coding sequence ATGAAGATCGGGTTTGTCGGTTTTGGCAATATGGCGAGCGCTATGGCCGATGGCTGGATTGCTACCGGCGTGTCTGCGAGCGACATGTGCGCCTGCGCAGGCCGCTATGACGCTCTGATTGAGCGTTGTGAGGCGCGCGGCATGACCGCCTGCCATGATGCGGCAGAGGTTGTCGCCGCATCTGATATCGTGGTCGCTGCGGTCAAGCCGTACATGATCGAGAAGGTCTTCGCGCCGCTCAAGGGTGCGCTTGCCGACAAGGTCGTCCTTTCGGTCGCCTGGACCTGGGATAGCGCCAAGTGGGAGCAGGTCCTGCCGGGCGTCGCGCATATCTCGACGGTGCCCAACACGCCGGTATCGGTGGGTGAGGGCGTCATTGCCTGCGAGAAGGCCTCTACGCTTAGTGATGAACAGCGCGACACGGTGCTCGGCCTGCTTGGCAAGCTCGGTACGGTGGTCGAGCTCGATTCGAGCCTGCTGTTTGTGGGCGGCACCGTGGGCGGCTGCGCCCCGGCATTTGTCGCCATGGCGATCGAGGCCCTGGGCGATGCGGCCGTCAAGCACGGTATTCCGCGCGCCGATGCCTATCGCATCGTGAGCCAGATGGTGCTGGGCACGGCAAAGCTGCAGCTTGCAACCGGTCAGCATCCCGCCGCAATGAAGGACGCCGTGTGCTCGCCTGGTGGCGCCACCATCAAGGGCGTCGTCGCGCTCGAGGATGCCGGCATGCGCAGCGCCCTGGTCAAGGCCATCGACGCCACCCTCCAGTAA